One genomic segment of Helianthus annuus cultivar XRQ/B chromosome 14, HanXRQr2.0-SUNRISE, whole genome shotgun sequence includes these proteins:
- the LOC110906824 gene encoding wall-associated receptor kinase-like 22: MGVLFLIATSFVLYKFIKKSKERRQRKRFFKRNGGLLLKQQEEADSSLVDKTIHFTSHELKKATDNFNENIILGRGGQGTVYKGMLVDGRIMAVKKSKIVDESQLEQFINEVVILSQVNHRNVVKLLGCCLETDVPLLVSEYIPNGTLYDRLHNGSYEFPFSLSMRLQIATEVAGALAYLHSAISIPIYHRDIKTTNILLDEKYRAKVSDFGTSRLVSVEQTHLTTIVKGTFGYLDPEYFQSSQFTEKSDVYSFGVVLIELLTGERPISLTRFGETKSLVTHFTLAMEEGRVMSIFDATVIKEGTRDVLLIVADLAIRCLNMNGKYRPTMKEVAIELETIRTSHTPSTFRADTDHVNGKYRPVMKEVATELETIRMSHTPSTFRADTDHVMYGEELSITYGESSSTLSFIDSLSQ, encoded by the coding sequence ATGGGTGTACTTTTTCTTATAGCCACCAGCTTTGTATTATACAAATTTATAAAGAAATCAAAAGAAAGAAGGCAAAGAAAGAGATTTTTTAAACGTAATGGTGGCTTGCTTTTAAAACAACAAGAAGAAGCTGACTCATCTTTAGTCGATAAAACCATACATTTCACATCACATGAGTTGAAGAAGGCCACTGACAATTTTAATGAAAACATAATTCTTGGCCGAGGAGGTCAAGGTACCGTCTATAAGGGGATGTTAGTGGATGGAAGAATTATGGCAGTTAAGAAATCAAAAATAGTTGATGAAAGCCAGTTAGAACAATTCATTAACGAGGTGGTCATTCTTTCCCAAGTCAACCATAGAAATGTGGTCAAACTTTTGGGATGTTGCTTAGAGACAGATGTCCCTCTCCTCGTTTCTGAATATATTCCAAATGGTACCTTGTATGATCGACTTCATAATGGATCTTATGAGTTCCCATTTTCTTTGAGCATGAGACTACAAATAGCTACAGAGGTTGCAGGAGCACTTGCTTACTTGCATTCAGCAATTTCCATTCCAATATACCATAGAGACATTAAAACCACTAATATACTATTGGATGAAAAATACAGGGCCAAAGTTTCTGATTTTGGGACTTCAAGGTTGGTTTCAGTAGAGCAAACTCATTTGACAACCATCGTCAAAGGTACATTTGGCTACCTTGATCCTGAGTATTTTCAATCAAGCCAATTCACAGAAAAGAGTGATGTTTATAGTTTTGGTGTTGTTTTGATTGAACTGCTAACTGGAGAAAGGCCAATTTCCCTAACTAGATTTGGTGAAACTAAAAGTTTGGTTACACACTTCACCTTGGCAATGGAAGAAGGGCGTGTTATGTCTATTTTTGATGCAACTGTGATTAAAGAGGGTACTAGAGATGTCCTTCTAATCGTAGCTGATCTTGCAATTCGATGCTTGAATATGAATGGAAAATATAGACCAACAATGAAAGAAGTAGCTATAGAGTTAGAAACCATACGAACGTCACACACGCCCTCTACGTTTCGAGCAGATACTGACCATGTTAATGGAAAATATAGACCAGTAATGAAAGAAGTAGCTACAGAGTTAGAAACCATACGAATGTCACACACACCCTCTACATTTCGAGCTGATACTGATCATGTTATGTATGGAGAGGAATTATCGATAACATATGGTGAATCTTCATCAACATTAAGTTTCATTGATAGCCTTAGTCAATAA